In Lates calcarifer isolate ASB-BC8 linkage group LG4, TLL_Latcal_v3, whole genome shotgun sequence, a genomic segment contains:
- the LOC108883431 gene encoding BTB/POZ domain-containing protein KCTD1 isoform X1, which translates to MDETDIMDLTHQKARKRPRPISSVDESVHASLKRLPIRASECREPSLMFAVRGEPAPAASLKQNDHSVTSSPTTVMPAQDNRSSMSRPMITRSPVSPLSNQGIPTPAQLTKSNAPVHIDVGGHMYTSSLATLTKFPESRIGRLFDGTEPIVLDSLKQHYFIDRDGHMFRYILNFLRTSKLLIPDDFKDYSLLYEEARYFQLQPMLAELERWRQDQELGRVSRPCECLVVRVAPDLGERITLSGDKALIEDVFPEIGDVMCNSVNAGWNHDSTHVIRFPLNGYCHLNSVQVLERLQQRGFEIAGSCGGGVDSSQFSEYVLRRELRRTGQRGPNSNRIKQEQLD; encoded by the exons ATGGACGAGACGGATATCATGGACTTAACGCATCAGAAGGCGAGAAAGCGACCGCGTCCAATCAGTTCCGTGGATGAGTCCGTGCACGCTTCCCTCAAACGGCTCCCGATCCGAGCGTCGGAGTGCAGGGAGCCCTCACTCATGTTCGCAGTCAGAGGAGAGCCTGCTCCCGCAGCGTCTCTCAAGCAAAATGACCACTCGGTGACTTCATCTCCAACCACAGTGATGCCGGCGCAG GATAATCGCTCCAGCATGTCCAGGCCCATGATCACACGGTCGCCAGTGTCTCCCTTGAGTAACCAGGGCATCCCCACACCTGCGCAGCTCACCAAGTCCAACGCCCCTGTGCACATCGACGTGGGAGGACACATGTACACCAGCAGCCTGGCCACCTTAACAAAATTCCCAGAATCCCG AATTGGTCGCCTCTTTGATGGCACAGAGCCCATAGTCCTGGACAGCCTGAAGCAGCACTACTTCATTGACAGGGATGGACACATGTTCCGCTACATCCTCAACTTCCTCAGGACGTCCAAGCTCCTCATCCCAGATGACTTCAAA GACTACAGTCTGCTGTACGAGGAGGCGCGGTACTTCCAGCTGCAGCCCATGCTTGCCGAGCTGGAGCGCTGGCGCCAGGACCAGGAGCTGGGCCGGGTGTCGCGCCCCTGCGAGTGCCTGGTGGTGCGCGTCGCCCCCGACCTGGGTGAGAGGATCACGCTCAGCGGGGACAAGGCCCTGATCGAAGACGTGTTTCCAGAGATCGGCGACGTCATGTGCAACTCGGTCAACGCCGGCTGGAACCATGACTCCACGCATGTCATCCGCTTCCCGCTCAATGGGTACTGCCACCTCAACTCTGTCCAG GTTCTAGAGCGTCTCCAACAACGTGGCTTTGAGATTGCCGGCTCCTGCGGTGGAGGCGTGGACTCCTCCCAATTCAGTGAGTACGTCCTGAGGAGGGAACTGAGGAGGACAGGTCAGCGAGGACCCAATTCAAACAGGATAAAGCAAGAGCAGCTGGACTAG
- the LOC108883431 gene encoding BTB/POZ domain-containing protein KCTD1 isoform X2 yields MFQDNRSSMSRPMITRSPVSPLSNQGIPTPAQLTKSNAPVHIDVGGHMYTSSLATLTKFPESRIGRLFDGTEPIVLDSLKQHYFIDRDGHMFRYILNFLRTSKLLIPDDFKDYSLLYEEARYFQLQPMLAELERWRQDQELGRVSRPCECLVVRVAPDLGERITLSGDKALIEDVFPEIGDVMCNSVNAGWNHDSTHVIRFPLNGYCHLNSVQVLERLQQRGFEIAGSCGGGVDSSQFSEYVLRRELRRTGQRGPNSNRIKQEQLD; encoded by the exons GATAATCGCTCCAGCATGTCCAGGCCCATGATCACACGGTCGCCAGTGTCTCCCTTGAGTAACCAGGGCATCCCCACACCTGCGCAGCTCACCAAGTCCAACGCCCCTGTGCACATCGACGTGGGAGGACACATGTACACCAGCAGCCTGGCCACCTTAACAAAATTCCCAGAATCCCG AATTGGTCGCCTCTTTGATGGCACAGAGCCCATAGTCCTGGACAGCCTGAAGCAGCACTACTTCATTGACAGGGATGGACACATGTTCCGCTACATCCTCAACTTCCTCAGGACGTCCAAGCTCCTCATCCCAGATGACTTCAAA GACTACAGTCTGCTGTACGAGGAGGCGCGGTACTTCCAGCTGCAGCCCATGCTTGCCGAGCTGGAGCGCTGGCGCCAGGACCAGGAGCTGGGCCGGGTGTCGCGCCCCTGCGAGTGCCTGGTGGTGCGCGTCGCCCCCGACCTGGGTGAGAGGATCACGCTCAGCGGGGACAAGGCCCTGATCGAAGACGTGTTTCCAGAGATCGGCGACGTCATGTGCAACTCGGTCAACGCCGGCTGGAACCATGACTCCACGCATGTCATCCGCTTCCCGCTCAATGGGTACTGCCACCTCAACTCTGTCCAG GTTCTAGAGCGTCTCCAACAACGTGGCTTTGAGATTGCCGGCTCCTGCGGTGGAGGCGTGGACTCCTCCCAATTCAGTGAGTACGTCCTGAGGAGGGAACTGAGGAGGACAGGTCAGCGAGGACCCAATTCAAACAGGATAAAGCAAGAGCAGCTGGACTAG